The Streptomyces sp. NBC_01276 genome contains the following window.
TGGCGTTGGCGTCGACGTACACCCCGGTGAAGCTGTGGTCGGCGACCGCTGCTGCGACCTCCTCGGCTGCCTGCGGGGGACACACGGAGAGCACCACTGCGCTGCGCTCCAGGGCTTCTGCCAGGGTGTCGACCGCCACTGCTCCCGCCTTCCGGGCCCGCTCACGGGTGGCCGCGCTTCGGCCTTCCGGCACCCAGAGCACCTCATGGCCAGCGGCCGCAACCTGGGCGACGACACCGGCGCCCATGGCGCCGGGGTGCAAGACGGTCACGGTGGTCACGGGCGGCCTCCTGGCGGAAGTTCGGCGATGGTGCGTTCCTGCTGAGCAATGATCGACTCTCGAAGGCCGATCGCGATAGGGGCACCCGCGCCGGGGTGGGCGGCGAGTTGGCGACTGAAGTGGCCGATGCGGCGGTCCACGCTCTCCGTGGGGCGGCGGGCGTTGGTCGCGAGTACGGTGTGGATTTGGGCCGCGGCGCCGTCGAGGTCGCCCCGGCCGAGACGGGCCATGGCCAGGTCCATGCGGGCCAGGGACATTTCGCCGAGCCGTTGCCGCTCTGGCGGCGCGGCCTGGAACATCTCCACGGCTTCCTCCGCCCGGGCCTCGGCATCGCCCAGGTGCTGAGGTCCGGCCAGCCAGAGGTGGGTGCTGCTGGCGTAGAAGAGTTGCTTCTCGACGGGGAAGGCCATCATGCCGCCGGGCAGCTCGTCGCCATCCGTGAGCCGATCGCGCAGGTGATCGGCGGCGGTCAGCGCGGCAAGGGCATCGCCGGGGCGGCCCAGCTGCCCGTACGCGCGTGCCTTGATGCTCTCCAGCCGGATGTGCGCCGTTCCGGACTCGGGCGTGAACGCCGAGCCGGACTCCGCGAGACGTACGGCATCTCCCGGACGTCCGTCCCAGTAGGAGATCAGCGCCTGGAGTCCGCGTACCCATGTCCGGAGGCCGTTGTGGCCGGCCAGCTCGCCGAAGAGGAAGGCGGTGCGGGCCTGGGTCTCGGCGGCGTCGTAGCGCCCGAGGTCGAAGCTTGCGTTCGCCAGGACTCCGCACAGGATGCCCGCGCCGAGATAGAGGTCGCGGGTGTACTGGGGTGGCTGGCGGCCCTCCAGGAGTTCGAAGGCGTGATCGCGCAGGGCGCGGACCTCGCGGAACAAGGGCCCGACCGGCCGATTGGGATACGAGTCGACTATCCGACGGATGTCGGCTTCCAACTGCTCCAGCGTGTGCGGTCCCACGTTGCTGCTCTCCGCCCGGGCCGCGAACCGCGCCGACTCGTTGGCCGCCGCGGTGACCACGTCCTCCAGGCCGTACTCGAAGGATTCCCCTGGGCTGCGCCGTTCCGTCTCGGGGACAGACGGTGACGCTTCCTGCGCGGTCTGCGCGGGTGCGAGGAGGCAGGCGGCTGGGATGCCGGGGAACATGAACTCCAGGACGCGGCGAGCAACGGTCTGCGGGGTGCGGACCTCGCCGTGGGCGTACCGGAAGAACTGTCGCTTCTCGATGGTCGCCGTCGCGATCGAGTGAGGCCCCTCCAGCTCGGCCAGCTGCTTGGCGGCCTGTTCGTAGCGCCGCTTGAAGACCTGGTAGTCCTGCCAGCCCCGCTGGTTGATCAGGGTCTGGAAGAGGGTCGGTCCTAACTGATCCACGGCCGCTCCTTGGCGTCGGCGTATTCCTCCGCCACCACGCTAGACACCAACCGCAGCTGACTGCAGACGTGTTGCACAGAAATAGCGGGCGCCGGGCCAATAGACATCCGTTGGACGCGAAAAGGCCCCGTTAGACATCGTCTGGGCCCTCGTTCAGACCGGCCGCGCAGTGAACACTGCGTCTTCGCCCGGTAATCCGGCCACCGGCGAGGTTGCCTCTCGGCTCCACGCGAGCAGGTGACGGGACCGCCGGATCCCCGCAGTGAGGACCATTCCCAACCATCGACTTGCCGAGGCCGACCATGCAGACGAGCCAGAGCAGCACCCCCGGAAGCCAGACCGCCCCCGCGCACACCAGATCGGACAACAGCGCGCCTGCCTGCGAGTTCGTCCACGCACACGGAACCAGTGATAACTGGAGCGCCACAACCCTCGCGCTGTACGTCGAGCTGTACAGCACGCCGCCGGTGGTCACGCGGCGGCCGGTGTGACGGCCCCGGCCAGCAGCATGGTTGTCGCCGCCGGGCAGGGCCCCGAGCGCTACCACGACACCTACGCCGCAAAGGACACAGCTCCTGCCAAGGCACGGCAGGACGTGGCGCTCTACCTCAGCACCTGGAACCTCGGTCACCTGGCGGAAGCGGCGCGCACCATCGTCTCGGAGCTGGTGACCAACGCCGTCACACACACGGACACCCGCAGGATCGGGGTCTCGGTCACCCGGACGGGAACCACCGCGGTGCACATCGTCGTCACCGACTGCTCTCGCCAGCCACCACTGCCCGACGCCGGATCCCGCTCGGACCCGGTGAACCTCACCGAGCACGGTCGCGGCCTGCTCCTGGTGGAGGCCCTCTCGACCCGGTGGGGCACCGAGCAGCTGGCCACCGGCAAGCGGATCTGGGCGGACCTCGACACCACGAAGGACACCGACCTGTGAGAACGCATGCCACGGACGGCCGTCAGGCCGTCCAGCTGGCCTTACCGCCGCGCCCGCACGGCGGCCCCCACCCTGACCTGCGGGTGCCGGCAATGCATCGGAAGCGCCACTCCCGCCTCAGGCACCACAAGGTACGGACCGGCGAAGGCCCGCTCGCCGCAGTTCTGCTGACCGCGGCCAACTTCATCGGCATCGTCCTGGTCGCCGGCTCCGCCGGTTCCGCCGTGTCCGCCGCGGCCCGGGCCAATCCCACGACGCCGCCGGCGCCGCCGATCTGCCTCCCGTCGAAGTGCAGCCCTTGCCCAGGGCCAATGCCACGGCGGGCCCGCTCACCTCACCCCCACGCGCCCAGCACGACGATCAAGGAGGCGTCCCATGTTCCATTCCGAGGAAAGTCCCACCACGGTCGACCACTTCCTCTTCTCACCGGCCTCGTCCTACCCGAAGCCCTTCGCCAGGCTCATCGACCGGGACGGCCGCACCATCCACACGTGGAGCAACGAGGCAGCGCAGCCACCCATGGACGCCGAACCGCCGAGCTTTCTCCGGGGGTGGAACCACGTCGAGGTCGACGCGGTCGGCAACCTCTACGCCATGGTCCCGCTGCGGGCCCTGCTGAAGATCGCCCCGGACTCGTCGCTGCTGTGGCAGGCGGACATCGCCGTCCACCACGACCTCGCCTTCGGCCCAGACGGGAAGGTCCACGTCCTGACCGAGGAGCCTCGGCAGGTGCGGCTGGGCAGCCAGTTCCTGGTGATCCTGGACAACGCCGTCACCACCCTCGCCACCGACGGCACGCTGCGCGGGTCCGTATCGCTCTTCGACGTCCTGTGCACGGATCCGGTGATCGCGGCCGACCTCCGCGACCGGATCGTCGACAAGCACACCGCGTTCACGCTCGGGGGGCATCGGATCAACGCCGAGGCCCGCGGTCTGCTGGCCTCGGTCACGTACGGCGGCTCGCCAACCGAGGCCTTGCGGATCCTGCGGGGACTGCCGGGCTCACCGTGCGACGCCCTGCACACCAACACCATCGAGATCCTTCCCGCCCACCCGAAGGGCCTGTGGGAGGCCGGGCACGTTCTGCTGTCGTTCCGGAACCTAGACCTGGTGGCCGTCGTGGACCTCGACACCCCGCAGGTGCTGTGGTCGTGGGGGCCCGGCGAGCTCTCGGGACAGCACCAGCCCTCGGTGCTACCGAACGGGAACCTGCTGATCTTCGACAACGGCAGAGCCTCGGGGCGCTCCCGTGTGGTGGAAGTCGACCCTGCCGCCCACCGCACCGTCTGGGAGTACGTGGGCGAGCCTGCGGACCCGTTCTTCACTGAGCTGGCCGGCGGCTGCGAGCGCCTACCGAACGGCAACGTGCTGGTCACCGAGGCCGAGAAGGGCCGGGCCTTCGAGGTGACCCGCGACGAACAGGTCGTGTGGGAGTGGTCCACCGCCAAGGAGCACACCGGGCAGCCGACCAGCCGCGTGACCCTCTACCGCCTCGCCGGTGTCCCCGCGTCCACGGCCGCCCTGCTCAGCAGAGCGGAGGCGTCGTGATCAGCGTCATCATCCCGACCCACAAACGCTCTGACCTTCTCGACCTGGCCCTGGAGAGCCTGCGGCAGCAGACGTTCACCGACTTCGAGGCCGTCGTCATCAACGATGGCGGCCGCACCCTCGCCACGAGTGTCAGCCCGTGGCGGCGGCACTTCGACGTGACCTTGGTGGAGCTGCCCACGCACAGTGGGGTCTCCAAGGCCAGGAACGCCGGCATCGCCTGCGCCGAGGGCGACCTGCTGGCCTTCCTCGACGATGACGACGTCTTCCTTCCCTGGCACCTGGAAACAGCCCACAAGGCGGTGACCTCAAAGGCCGCGGACTTCGTCTACCTGGGCGCCCTGGTCGCCGACCAACGCCTCACCGCCCTCCCCGCCGACACCACGGGCATGCACACCAAGGCGTACGACTTCGACCCGCGCTTCTTACTCGTGGCCAACTACATCCACACCGGCTCCGTCGTCACCCGCAACTTCTACAAGGACGGCGCACGGTTCAACGAGGCGCTGACCCACTGCGAGGACTGGGACGCCTGGCTCGCCCTGACCCACGGACTGGGCTACCGCGCCGCGTTCGTGG
Protein-coding sequences here:
- a CDS encoding ATP-binding protein; amino-acid sequence: MVVAAGQGPERYHDTYAAKDTAPAKARQDVALYLSTWNLGHLAEAARTIVSELVTNAVTHTDTRRIGVSVTRTGTTAVHIVVTDCSRQPPLPDAGSRSDPVNLTEHGRGLLLVEALSTRWGTEQLATGKRIWADLDTTKDTDL
- a CDS encoding arylsulfotransferase family protein is translated as MFHSEESPTTVDHFLFSPASSYPKPFARLIDRDGRTIHTWSNEAAQPPMDAEPPSFLRGWNHVEVDAVGNLYAMVPLRALLKIAPDSSLLWQADIAVHHDLAFGPDGKVHVLTEEPRQVRLGSQFLVILDNAVTTLATDGTLRGSVSLFDVLCTDPVIAADLRDRIVDKHTAFTLGGHRINAEARGLLASVTYGGSPTEALRILRGLPGSPCDALHTNTIEILPAHPKGLWEAGHVLLSFRNLDLVAVVDLDTPQVLWSWGPGELSGQHQPSVLPNGNLLIFDNGRASGRSRVVEVDPAAHRTVWEYVGEPADPFFTELAGGCERLPNGNVLVTEAEKGRAFEVTRDEQVVWEWSTAKEHTGQPTSRVTLYRLAGVPASTAALLSRAEAS
- a CDS encoding glycosyltransferase family 2 protein — protein: MISVIIPTHKRSDLLDLALESLRQQTFTDFEAVVINDGGRTLATSVSPWRRHFDVTLVELPTHSGVSKARNAGIACAEGDLLAFLDDDDVFLPWHLETAHKAVTSKAADFVYLGALVADQRLTALPADTTGMHTKAYDFDPRFLLVANYIHTGSVVTRNFYKDGARFNEALTHCEDWDAWLALTHGLGYRAAFVDELTAIYHQVPRSGGLVASAQLTVPSPFTIARERIQARWPSADEQVVAFRGWMTAFEDHRNQRIRGRLPIPHQMFDAVLRDLHQWFTTGREPDHRLIPGYFEAAL